In Mercenaria mercenaria strain notata chromosome 15, MADL_Memer_1, whole genome shotgun sequence, a single genomic region encodes these proteins:
- the LOC123560563 gene encoding snaclec coagulation factor X-activating enzyme light chain 1-like produces the protein MAVWFIQICSVLLVALSVHGACEPGWVQFEESCYTFVTAFRQWSDAKKFCENMNNTHLVIVMSKEENEFLKNILRTRHAAAEVQF, from the exons ATGGCTGTATGGTTTATACAGATATGTTCTGTTTTGCTGGTGGCTTTATCAG TACATGGTGCATGCGAGCC CGGATGGGTGCAGTTTGAGGAATCATGTTATACATTTGTCACCGCATTTAGACAATGGTCTGATGCTAAG aaattTTGTGAAAACATGAACAACACTCATTTGGTTATTGTGATGAGTAAAGAAGAGAACGAATTCTTAAAGAACATTCTACGAACACGTCATGCAG CTGCGGAGGTTCAATTTTGA
- the LOC123560543 gene encoding perlucin-like protein, with translation MADIGYLVLLFYLIGGFVAVYSNCSNGWIRNDDSCYLFVDLHRKTWLQAKSDCEARNSHLVVIESKAENDFVKNQLAKLHPGTEDQFWTAGNDLVTENNWVWGNTSDIFEVSFWHPGEPNQSAGEEDCLTFYTRYRFDWNDEHCNKPMPYICEVEDYIDSGSIIG, from the exons ATGGCGGATATAGGATATCTCGTCTTGTTATTTTACTTAATTGGTGGATTCGTTGCAG TGTATAGCAACTGTAGCAATGGATGGATTCGAAATGATGACTCATGCTACCTATTTGTTGACTTGCACAGGAAGACTTGGCTTCAGGCAAAG aGTGATTGTGAAGCACGAAATTCCCACCTTGTTGTAATTGAAAGTAAAGCAGAGAACGACTTTGTGAAGAATCAACTGGCAAAATTACATCCAG GTACTGAGGATCAATTTTGGACTGCCGGAAATGATCTTGTCACCGAAAATAATTGGGTATGGGGAAACACATCCGACAT ATTCGAGGTGAGCTTCTGGCATCCTGGGGAGCCGAATCAGAGTGCAGGAGAGGAGGACTGTCTGACATTTTATACAAGATATCGTTTTGACTGGAATGATGAACATTGCAATAAACCAATGCCTTATATCTGTGAAGTAga GGATTACATTGACTCTGGTTCAATAATTGGATGA